A segment of the Arachis hypogaea cultivar Tifrunner chromosome 5, arahy.Tifrunner.gnm2.J5K5, whole genome shotgun sequence genome:
TCAGCACTCATGCCCTCCACAAATAAAATATGCAGCACCATATTTTTCACCGAATTTTTATTCCCACCCCAAAATTAAATACTACACATCACAAAAACGCGCCACGTGTCCTGTGTCCCAGACCATTCTCAGCCACAAAACTCTGAACCCTTCTCGAACCCTCTACGGAAATTTCTTTATTGTTTCTCAAATATTTCTTCACATCTGATGTGTCACtctctccttttttatttttattttctcgctttttcaattaattttttcctTTCGGgaagaaaatttttaatttttattatttataatctcttccgtttcttcttctcttcccccTTCTCTGCACACACCCTCTCtcattcttccaattcttcaatctttgaattctcaTTTGAGTTGCTCTGATTTTCTCGGGAAAACAAAATTTTCCGGGGAAGTTCTCATTTTGACTGCGCAATCTGAACTCCCGGAATCTGTGGCTTCCAACGAAATCACAGCTTCCAGCAAAATCATTGGTATGTGTCCtgctttcaattattttttatgattcagTTCTCGAACATGTATTTAACATTGAGAATCTGATTGATCTGATTTGTGCAATAGCAATTAGCacttctttgtttattttttaaatggaTATCTCAAAATATCTCTGAAATGTATATTTATAGTATTTGGAGAACAGAGAAACTTGTGAAGAATGTTATGTGATTTTTTGGgtttgaaaaagggaaagaaaagttGATTTTTTTGGAAGCTATTATTGTTGTAGGCTGGTGGGGTTGGTCCCTGTGAAGCTTAGGGTGTTTACAAGGACTGGCTCTGATTTTGCTCCAATGGAGATGCAGGTattgcaaacaaatatttaaaatttggtcCTTGCAATAATACCCTTTCACTATTTTCTTTTTAgaagttttgttttgtttttttttataatagtttGTGTGTATGGAGAAACTGAGTCATTTATCTCAAGAATTATTTCAGCTTCGGTGGGAAACTGATGGAGTTTCATAGAGATTGGATTTGAGTTtgttaaatatatacaaataattttatttttggattaacATGACTTAATACTTGAATGGTTAACCTAATGAGCCTTCAAATGATAAGAACTTTGACATTTTGTTTGTTCTAACATTGTGGTTGTGTCAAGTGTAGCATTGTTAGAGCTTTAGATTAATCAATTCGATCATTTATCTCAGTTCAAAATACAGAATAAGTTGCACTCTTTTCCCTCCTGTTTTGGATTCGGTTTAATTTAATAGATCTGAAAAAGGAAAGCGGAGAATATAAACAATTAGCCTTTGTTGTTTTTTGTGGGGTGCACAGAGTAGTATCTGACAGCATTGGCCATGTGTTCTTACTAGAATATAAACGGATATAAATGTCTGGGTTTATTTGTGCATAAAGAAGTTAAAGATGCATGTGTTAGCATGTGCGTTTGAAAGGGGTGACAACAAAAGATCCCGTAGGTTCAATAATTATGTATAATGTGTTACTTGGTTGGAAACAGGTTTCATTGGTCATACACCTTCACTCTTCTGGAGACCTTTTCCCTCTATTGATAGAAAAAGAGGATTTCAATGTGAATTCGAATTCATCAAGGGACTTTATTTCTTAATAAGGAAATAATGTCTCCTAGGAACTGAAATATATTCTAGTGAGCATCAAATTCCTTCATGATGGAATTCCTATTCCCCCTTACCGTTGTGAAACATTTTAATTGTTCTTATTGGTTCACAGTTATCAATTCAACTGCTTTTATTGAATGTAGGACCAAATCGAAGGCACAAAGCTAAGCAAGTCTGGTACAGCCAGTGACTGCCATTCCAATGATGGATCACAATCCCAATCGCCAGATATAAGTTCTGTTGTGAACAATCATGCCCCCAAGGTTGCTTCACATTCCATGTTAAATGTTTTCATTTAGCAATATGCAGAAGACTTGCCTTTTTATTCCGATTTTACCTTTTGTTCTTGGAGcttattgaaattaatttctGCAGGTGAGGAAACCATATACCATCACTAAGCAAAGGGAGAAGTGGACTGAGGAAGAGCATGAAAAGTTCCTTGAAGCTTTGAAGTTGTATGGTCGGGGATGGCGTCAAATTGAAGGTAAGCTCTATCTCCTGATTTGACAACAAAAGTGAATAATCTTCCATATGCCTTCAAGTCGGATGAAATATTGTTTGTATTTGTGCAGAGCATATAGGCACCAAAACTGCTGTTCAGATTCGAAGCCATGCACAAAAGTTTTTCTCTAAGGTCATTGTTGTGAAATTTCAGTTCATAACTGTGTTTAAATCACTCGTTGTGCTTGATGGAAAGAATTTTGATCATTTGCAACTTATTATAGTATTAATAAGTTGAAGACTAATTGTATATGAAAACAAAGTTGAAGATGTTTTGATCCAACTCTCTGTTCTCATGTGTTGTACTACTCTAAATTGTTTCAGGTTGTGCGGGACTCGGACGGAAGTGCTGAAAGTTCTATACATCCAATTGACATACCTCCTCCTCGTCCTAAAAGGAAACCCCTTCATCCATATCCCCGTAAATTGGCCAACTCCTTCAAAAGGCACTCCATACCAAATGAACCAGAAAAATCTCCATCGCCTAATCTGTCCTCTGCGGAGAAAGACTCTCAATCTCCAACCTCTGTGCTATCTGCCTTTGGTTCGGAAGCATTTGGGTCAGCATTTTCAGAGCAGACCAACAGATGCCTTTCTCCGAATTCTTGCACTACTGACATTCAATCAATCAACTTGTCACCTATTGAGAAGGAAAATGATTGCATGACATCTAAACCATCCAAGGAGGAAGACAAAACGCCTCTAGCTTCTGCCCCTTTATCCATCAGCTCACAACCTTACTTGCACATGGTATGACGAGCTTCATGATATTCTCTTATTTCACTTCCAAAATTAATTGTGTAAgaaatagattttatttttacagCTTActgatttaaaaattatattgtgTTATCCTAGAAGTCTGAGAAGTTGGAGTTGTGTTCCAAGCAAACCAAGTGTATCAACAATGATGTTGTCAATGTCCTGCCCACTACTATAAAGCTGTTTGGAAGAACTGTTTCAATGGTCGGTAATCAGGAGTCAATTAATACTGAAGAGGAGTGTGTTAAGCTATGTATTACTAGGTCTGATGAAGTAGATGATGTTGAGAATCAATTGAATACACAGTTATCACTAGGCATGTGTAATGGAAGTTGGCAAGTAATGCCTAAAGAAGCTATAGTGAAGGAGGACCTTGGCCTTGGAGAATCTGCACCTGAAGCATCTTTGTCATGGTCAAGTTTGTTCCCAGGCGGTCTGGCTGCTTACTTTGGTTCATCCAATACAGTCGTAAATCCTATGCCTCTTCACCCCTCCTTGAAAGTAAGAACTAGAGAGGAGGAAGGTTCTTGTACTGGTTCCAATGGTGAATCAGTCAATGATGTGGAAATTCAGGGCAAGATTCAGGGAAGGTTCTTGGACACCGTCGATTCCAGGTGTCAACAAACATCTCATCAAGAGGAAGTAGTAGTCCCCCAGAAGTCTCCAAGGGGTTTTGTACCATACAAAAGATGTTTAGCTGAAAGAGATGCAAGTTCTTTGATTGTTGCATTGGAAGAAAGGAAGGGGCAAAGAGCTAGGGTGTGCTCATAGCCCTTGCATTcccccattttttttttttttaatttcatgatGCTTCATTCTTGCTGATACATGGGATAAACGGGCTCTTGTGAGAATAAGGAACTAATTATCACTTAGGTAGCTGAGTTCTAATTGTCAAAATTGACAAAGCATCTGATTCTTTAACACGAAGTGTGCAACTGGGAGCTTTCTTCATTCTTTCACTTTAAGACACTCTTTATGTTCAATAATTCAAGAGGGGGTGGTGggcatcatcatcattctcactaaAAGTTTGCTTAACCAAATAGAGTTTGGTCCACCTTATAGTCTCTATTTAACTTGTGTTAGTGTTCTGTTTTTGGCATATTTCATGTCTCTTTATAATCTCATGATTGCATCAGTAATGGATTGAGGGTATATAAAAGGAAGGGTGGAAGACAAGCACATTCAGGATGTCTCAGCTCACAAAACATTAGTTAGTTATACAAACCCGAACGATGATAATTAGGGTACTATTGTGGGGTGTCGTGCCGCAAACCACCTGGGCAATTTGTATATCTGAATTTTTCTTCtgtattaaatttttatgtatattttttattgggATGATGTAAGCCATTACTATGTACTTCTGATTGTATTCTTGGCCTTGCTAAGATAGTGGTTCAGTTCAAGTCACTCAATCATGCATTATCATTTAATTTACAAgggtctttttttatatatatttttaataactaaagtcACATATAGAGATCCAATTTATAAGTGCaaaatgttttattatttttatattcataaaaaatatcatttgttGTGTTTGATATTGAAGCATCCGTGTCCCATGAGTATTTTTGTGTGTTGTAAGAGAATTATATTGTTTTGACAAAAATTCTCTGCTTGGTAAATAAGTAATTATCATAAACAGATAAGGATCATTAAAATCAGGATAaaattagaaagatttgattaatactacaataaaattaaaaaccgaTAAATATGACTGGGGCAAAATTTTAACTTCTAACAGATTATTTTCATAGAGATGAATGGGGCCTGGGAAGTCAAACTGGTAATCAAGATCTGCATTTCTGGTAACATAGcacaattcaaataataaaatatatatcttaGCTAATCAAGCCAGATAATCAATTAATACATTAGCCACACATTGTATAAGAGAGTAACAAAAAAAAGTCATGTTCAATGAACACTCAAATGGGATTCCATTGCAAATAAAGCATGACTTGGAATTCATGGCGATCCTGTGGTAGAAGGTCTCATCAAGTAAGGACCTTGTTTATAGAGACAGACTCAAGTACAATGCAGACATGGCTAATGTGTGTAGCCTTCTCTGCATGTTTCAGTGCATTGCTAGTATCTAGTGTTTTGTCTTTGCCTTAGTTCTGATCTTGGTTTGGCAACTTCCACAAATATGACCCTACCATCCAAGAACTGCAAACGGTGGTCCCTTTCTTGTCAGTTTCTAACATAACTGAAAAACTATTATGGGTTTATTAAatgtaaaaacaaaataaaattaggaATTGTCATTTGAGATTTCAATTCTTAAGAATAGTAAGGAGTTACCAACAAGTATACAGTTAAATGCTGAATCTATAAGATTTCTGGATAGAGTATTTGGGGGTTAAAGAAAAATCAGCTTCTTGAGATCCTTTAATAATCTCAGAGGGAGTAACATGAAGATTAAACTTGATTGCCACAAATTTCAGTTTCACCCTATTGAAGGATATAAAATATAGATCCATAGGAATAGGATATAAAGCTGAAGCAATGATTTGAGTTAAAGCTGATACCTTCCCTTCCCTCCAAGAAAGTTCCAAGTAATTACATCAATCCCTGCCCCTTTCCCTTTTAGTGTTACTTCAAGATACACATTCtagttataatttttttgataaatcaTAATATTGGCATTGTGAGAGGAATGGTAACTTACACTAACCTTTCCACCTTTCCTCTAATTATCCAACTTATGTTTACTTATTTTGTTCAATTAAGATTTTTCGTAATAAAATAGTTATGTGCAAACACATGATTACAAAAGGCCTTTTTGTAAATTTCTAAACACTTGAACAaattaaacaacaaaaataacCTTATTTCATGTACTAAAGTAAAATCTAGAAAGGACGTAATGTAAGTATAACAACTAGAGCAGAAGTGAGCGTAACTATATTAAATTACCAGAGAGGTCAGTGTAGTTTATCCTATAAACAATTACATAAGTCTTCAAATTTCTGAGACACTACTCAATTGATTACATAATCTATCTAAAGTTCCATGTCTATCTTGTCCCATATTTAAGCATGTCAGATTCTAACTACGAATAAGCTAGTTAACAACGGCAATCTGCTACAATTAGATCGAAACAAACTAGTCCTCTAAATCCACGTTGCTCTCATGAATATGATAATTTATAAATTGCGGTGAGGAATTTATTAtaggaaaaaataattcaaattcataccTTTCCATGCATTCCCTCAATAGCCTTCAGAGATTCCTGTTCAGTTGCATATCTAAGAAATGCAAACCCTCTTGGTCTATTTGCAATTTTATCCATCACCAAATTCACTGCTCAAAGTTATGCGCATACATTACAATTATTAAAAGTACTACCATTACCAACGAAtagcataataaaaaaaataaaaaaaggtactTCAGCATTTTCTGTTCCTACCTTCTAAAACTTGACCAAAATTCATAAATGCATTTCGCAAGCTTTCTTCAGTGGTTCGAAAAGATAACCCTGAAATAGAAAAGGAAACAAGATACATAAAGTAGATGCAAATAAACAATATCAAAGTCTCAAAGAAACAAAGCTATTCAACAATGGCGAGATGGCAATGGAATGGAATCATGAGGGATCACAGCATATCAATGAAGCGCTGAAGTTCAGTTCGGAGGAAATGCAGTTGCAATGAAAAAAAAGAATACTAATCAACCTTTACTAGAAATTGTGCTGCTAGATGAAATGAGCATTGTTTGCTTTACCCTAATATTAGGTATTCGATTAACTCAGCTTGAGGAACTGTGGCTACGAATATGAGCACGGGACTCCTCTGCTCCTAGAACTAAAACTCGGGACAAATGGGAGGAAATGAGCTTGCTTATCACTTGCCCACCACGGTGTTTGTAGATGAAATAGGCAATTTTGAGCGTGATTTTGTAGTAATACATAAGCAGTGTACTTTTTCAAACTAAGATCACTAGGTAATCCATGAGAAACCAGGACAATTCAGAGTTCAGAGTCTAAATTGTATTGGACAACAGTTTTCTATTTCAGGCTTGAATAGTTATATGTATAAGAAAAATAACATGATGAAAAACGCCTAATGGGAGATAGATTAATTACTCATAACCACTTTTcttaaacagaaaaaaaaaaaaataatttaaagtcaTTCACAGTCATCATTCGTCCtaactttataaaaataaaaaagcctTCCACTTCTGTAATGCATATTAACAATTGACACCATTACAGCATCCAATTCCTCCGAATGAGAGCAACCACGTTACCATCAATACAATTTAAGCTAAGCTACAGCACAAGATTATCAAAGGCTACCAATGATAAAACTATTCATATGTATAAGCAAATCAAAAGATATTCCCCCTAATTTTGCGACTAATTCAACCCAATTGGCCAGACCCATAAAACAAAACAAGGGAAAGTTATCATCTTTGCAACTGTAGATTGAATTTTgaataagaaaattgaaaaggtGTAGTTAAAGTAGCTAACCACTAACATAGAGCTTAGTtgaaggaggagcagcagaaGAAGAACTTGGTTTGCTATTGGAATTAGAAgaagttgatgatgatgatgaatcagAAGCATGTGGTTGAGGGAGACACGCCAACACATAGCAACAACACTTGCTGCTGAAcggtgatgaagaagaagaagaagaagaagaagaagaagggaaagggATTGTTATGCGGTTGGTTTCGGAGCAATTAAGATAAAGTTTGCGTTTTTGGGTGAAAATGAGAGAATTTGAAACGGGTAATGATGGAAACGGAGATTGAGGAAGTTGTGCTGCAACCCCAACAACACCCCCAAAGACGATGCTGTTAGCAATATTAGCCATTTCCTTCCTCTGCTATGCTTTGAAAAACACAAGCCAAGAAGAGCAAGCAAGTAGCACAtaataactaaatataaaaaaatatatattaataagggTTGggttatgacaaaaaaaaaaaaaaaagggttggaGTATGTTGGATTTTTTTTGGTGACGATTATGTTGGATTTGAAATTTGGGTAATATACTTatatatcaaaatataccaaaaatttaaaatatcagaCTAACCCATAATAACCAAATTAGATTGGTTTAATAGTTAGTTCACTGGTCAGTTTTAAAAAGTGTCGAAGTTTAAATTTTGCTCTGTCATTTGTGTATGCAGTAATCTATTGGTCAATGACAAATCTTTAAATGAAGTTCTGATCTACGACAGATTAGTCAttgacctgccgggttgggaGATATCATGGAAAGAAAACGATAATGTTAGGAAGACAAGAAATGGCCAGAATTTatcatatttaacatttattaattattaaaataattaatgaatgctaaataagataagttttggctaatttttttttgttaacaaataTTTTCGGAAAGGAAATAAtgcattaataattttttattttaaaaaaattaggtaatcttgattaattttcttttcctttatgttaagtttgaaaaaataaaaataataatttgatgaTAACTAAACATTATAATTTTGGGTTAAAAATCTAATTGTATGTTTATTGTGCAACAGGCCCAAAATCCTCTTAAACAGCACACTCTTCTTCTCTTTGGTCTGCAAAATAAATGATCAAACACTCTTATATCTCTTTAATTTGTGACCCATGTGACTAACCTTaaattaaagaagaaagagaaCTCTCACAAGCAAAAAATGGGTTGCTCAGTTTAGGGTTCAATCAAAAGGAAAAAGGTGATTACTAAAtccaaacaaagaagaaagaaaaagaaaaatcagaagcTAGTACACAAAagcaaaaatcaaatcaaaagttgAATCAAAAGAAAATTAGAACAATATTTCTATCTTTGTGCTTTAATTGTAGTTTGTTGAAGTTACCTTCCTCATGCATACATTATTTGggtaagataaaaaaaatggaGGTTGTGTATCATTGCTACCAATCAAAggtcaaaaataaaatttgggtcAAAGAATGGATGAATGACTCAGATCTTTAAAgccaaaagaaaaatgaagaaagagaagcAACAAGGTAAGGATGCACGCTAACTCTAATCACTGCTGCTGTCAAATCTCTTCTCTGCATGACTACTCTGATTTTGGAGAAGAAGAACAAGTCAAAGGTGTTCAACCAAGCTCAAGTTTTGGAAGCTTTACTCTTCTTTAAAAAGGGTAAACGACCAAAAATTGAAGCAACGAGAATGAGCACACTATTTGGGTCTTCATAGCTTTTAAGCTATCCCTTCTTCTTCTCGATGGCTTTATATTGAACTTTCTGATCTTCagtttttatctttctttgttttttatcaATGGAAAAAGACATTATGTGAGGTAATAGAAAAAGACATTGAGAGAAAAGACAAAGACAGTATTCTTGGAGAAAAGTCATAAAATTATTTGAAActcttttgtttatatttttgttttgtatttatgATTCTGAGGAGATTTTCTTGCTAAGTTGGGTGAGAACTTAGTGGTTAAAAGTCTAGGGAGTGAATCTAGCCAAATCAAGTTTGGGTAGAAGTTTGGTTTGTCCCTAATAGGATTgcataaaatcatagaaaattggtgattgtaatctttgtgaaagatagtgaaaatttcaTCACAGTTGTGGTAGATACTAGATGTAAGCTACATTGCACAAAGTGGTTAAACTAGAATATATGGCTGTgttattttctcttctctgctctaTTATTGGTTTCTTTTGataagagacaaaataaaattgtctcctacATAATCAACTTAGCAGAAGTCACAGCAACTTAGTTTGCTCAAAAGTAACATGTTTGCTTTGTTCCTGAATAATCgttaagaaacaaaataaaattgtctcttgTATAATTAACATTGCAGACTCAACAGCAACACTGAGTAAAATTCAGTTTCAAGTTAAagtgtacaaaattaaaagtGGCCATAGATTCAACTCTCCCTTCTCTAGGTTATTGATAACTTCAATTCATATGAGTCAGGTCTCAAGGAATCAAGCTTCACAGTTTGGAGTAAAGATCTAATGGCCAACAATATGGGTGGGAACATAATGGCTTAAACACTCACTGAGGGTCCGTCCAACAATAAACTTCCCTTCTTCAATGGCAAGAACTACACCTACTGAAAGGAGAGAATGATGATATTTATGCAATTCGTTGATTACAACATTTGGAAGATCATTATGAATTGTTTGGAAgttccaacaaaaacaagtgcaaaAGGAGTGGTAACTCCCAAAGAAGAAGCCGAATGGAACGACAAAGATAAGAACAAGGTGGAGCTAAACGCAAAGACAATCAACATGATGCATTGCTCAATTAGTTTTGGAGAACACCAGAAGGTATCAAGGTGTAAAACAATAAAAGAGATTTGAGATAAACTCCAAGTCACTCATGACGGAACCGAACAAGTTAAGGAAATAAGGATCGATATGTTAAAAAAGGAATAggacaatgaaggaaggagaaaccATCGATGAGATGTTTGAGATATTCTAAATCATTTTCAATAGCTTGGATGCTGTGGGGATGACTCATACCAAACAAGTGTTAGTGAGGAAGATACTTAGAAGTCTCACCAAGGAGTAGAAAACAAAAGCAACTGTCATCTCTAAAAGTATCAATCAGAATAAAAT
Coding sequences within it:
- the LOC112802434 gene encoding protein REVEILLE 7 isoform X1 — encoded protein: MEMQDQIEGTKLSKSGTASDCHSNDGSQSQSPDISSVVNNHAPKVRKPYTITKQREKWTEEEHEKFLEALKLYGRGWRQIEEHIGTKTAVQIRSHAQKFFSKVVRDSDGSAESSIHPIDIPPPRPKRKPLHPYPRKLANSFKRHSIPNEPEKSPSPNLSSAEKDSQSPTSVLSAFGSEAFGSAFSEQTNRCLSPNSCTTDIQSINLSPIEKENDCMTSKPSKEEDKTPLASAPLSISSQPYLHMKSEKLELCSKQTKCINNDVVNVLPTTIKLFGRTVSMVGNQESINTEEECVKLCITRSDEVDDVENQLNTQLSLGMCNGSWQVMPKEAIVKEDLGLGESAPEASLSWSSLFPGGLAAYFGSSNTVVNPMPLHPSLKVRTREEEGSCTGSNGESVNDVEIQGKIQGRFLDTVDSRCQQTSHQEEVVVPQKSPRGFVPYKRCLAERDASSLIVALEERKGQRARVCS
- the LOC112802434 gene encoding protein REVEILLE 7 isoform X2, translating into MEMQDQIEGTKLSKSGTASDCHSNDGSQSQSPDISSVVNNHAPKVRKPYTITKQREKWTEEEHEKFLEALKLYGRGWRQIEEHIGTKTAVQIRSHAQKFFSKVVRDSDGSAESSIHPIDIPPPRPKRKPLHPYPRKLANSFKRHSIPNEPEKSPSPNLSSAEKDSQSPTSVLSAFGSEAFGSAFSEQTNRCLSPNSCTTDIQSINLSPIEKENDCMTSKPSKEEDKTPLASAPLSISSQPYLHMSEKLELCSKQTKCINNDVVNVLPTTIKLFGRTVSMVGNQESINTEEECVKLCITRSDEVDDVENQLNTQLSLGMCNGSWQVMPKEAIVKEDLGLGESAPEASLSWSSLFPGGLAAYFGSSNTVVNPMPLHPSLKVRTREEEGSCTGSNGESVNDVEIQGKIQGRFLDTVDSRCQQTSHQEEVVVPQKSPRGFVPYKRCLAERDASSLIVALEERKGQRARVCS
- the LOC112802436 gene encoding uncharacterized protein isoform X1; translated protein: MANIANSIVFGGVVGVAAQLPQSPFPSLPVSNSLIFTQKRKLYLNCSETNRITIPFPSSSSSSSSSSSPFSSKCCCYVLACLPQPHASDSSSSSTSSNSNSKPSSSSAAPPSTKLYVSGLSFRTTEESLRNAFMNFGQVLEVNLVMDKIANRPRGFAFLRYATEQESLKAIEGMHGKFLDGRVIFVEVAKPRSELRQRQNTRY
- the LOC112802436 gene encoding uncharacterized protein isoform X2, which codes for MANIANSIVFGGVVGVAAQLPQSPFPSLPVSNSLIFTQKRKLYLNCSETNRITIPFPSSSSSSSSSSSPFSSKCCCYVLACLPQPHASDSSSSSTSSNSNSKPSSSSAAPPSTKLYVSGLSFRTTEESLRNAFMNFGQVLEVNLVMDKIANRPRGFAFLRYATEQESLKAIEGMHGKFFSYVRN
- the LOC112802436 gene encoding uncharacterized protein isoform X3, whose product is MANIANSIVFGGVVGVAAQLPQSPFPSLPVSNSLIFTQKRKLYLNCSETNRITIPFPSSSSSSSSSSSPFSSKCCCYVLACLPQPHASDSSSSSTSSNSNSKPSSSSAAPPSTKLYVSGLSFRTTEESLRNAFMNFGQVLEVNLVMDKIANRPRGFAFLRYATEQESLKAIEGMHGKLC